GTGGTTTAAATCAAATTGTACAGAAATGCGATCGCCAACTCTCCCACACCAATCACCAGAAGCTAACACATCCATCTGCAAATCTAACCCAAATAAACTAACCCGAACTAAAGTCTCTCTTCCCAAAGGTTCAATAACTTTCACCTCAACAAACAACTCTCCTTCTTCCTCTTCTCTGCGTTCTCTGTGTCTCTGCGGTTCAATTAAATTTATATGTTCAGGACGAATACCCAAATCTAAACCTTGCCCTTCCCTTAACTGCAACTTATCCCGCACAAACCCTGGACAACCTAACACTTCTTCCCCGATTTTAAACACCTCACCCGTATAAATAGCAGGTAAAATATTCATCTTTGGATTACCCAAAAAAGTCGCCACCATGCGATTAACCGGATGAGCATAAATTTTCTGTGGTTCACCAATTTGTTGAATTTTCCCCCGATTTAAAACTATAATTTTATCAGCCAAAGTCATTGCCTCAGTTTGATCGTGAGTCACATAAATAGTAGTAACTCCCACTCTTTGATGTAATTGTTTTAATTCTGCTCTGGTATCATCGCGCAATTGAGCATCTAAATTCGACAAAGGTTCATCTAACAAAAATACTTTTGGTTCTCGCGCGATCGCTCTTCCCAAAGCAACTCTTTGTTGTTGTCCTCCCGACAATTGTTTTGGTTTGCGATCTAAAAGATGGGAAATATCGAGCGATCGGGCCACTTTTTCCACTCTTTCTTTAATTATTCTAGGTTCAACCTTTCGCATTTGTAACCCAAAAGCCAAATTTTCCCTGACTGTTTTATGAGGATAAAGGGCATAATTTTGAAATACCATTGCCACATCCCGTTGACGTGCAGGGACATGATTTACTAAATCCTCGCCAATATAAACCCCACCACTAGTAGCAGATTCTAAACCTGCGATCGTTCTTAATATTGTAGACTTGCCGCAACCCGAAGGGCCAACTAATACCCAAAATTCCCCATCAGGAACTTCAAAAGAAATGTCTTCAATAGCGGTAACATTATTAAATCTGCGGGTAACTTCTGTTAGTTTGACTTTTGCCATAATCTTTTAGGTAATTGCTAGTTGGTAGTTGGTAGTTGATAATAGTCGATCGCCTAATACCCATTACCGACTACCATTAACCAAACAATCTAATTCTGTGACAACTCGTTCTAATTCGTCAACCAACGGTGAAAAATAAACTTGGCGATATGCCTTTACTAAACTTTTATAATACCAAATACTGCCCTCTTTCCCTCCTTTAAAGCGTTGCCAAACTGATTCGCCTAATTCTCGGTAATCTTTTAAGATCGATCGGGAATTATGTAACTTATCCGCCGCCGAAACTAACAAAACTGATAGCGAAGCACTAGCGATACTAGCAATAAAAATCTCTTTTCTTTCCCGCCAAGGCGGTTTAGGAATTGTTTCTGAATCTGTACAACCATCAACAATTGCTGTTACATTATTGCCAAAACGTCGGCGAATTTCTTCTCTAGTTTTAGCACCTCCTTGATCTTCTATGGCATCATGCAAAAGAGCAGCAATAGCTTCATCTTCATTTGCCCCATATTCCAAAGCTATACTAGTAACACCAAGCAAATGTGTGATGTATGGAACACCACTTCCCTTCCTAACTTGGTTGGCGTGTAATTGAGTAGCAAAAACTAGTGCTTCTGAGAACCGTTCCGAAAAAACCATTGAAACTTTTAAACTACTTTTTCTTTTATTTCTAAAATTATAACTTGTAGGGTGCGTTAGGTTTTCCGTAACGCACCATTTTACCTTACCAATTGCGGTAAAGTTTTTCCGCATCATACATAATTTCTTCGTTCGGTAGTCGAAGTTTTGGCTTTTCTCTGGGATATAGATATTCTACTGCTTTGCTATCTTGTTCCACAATTTTCGCTCCGGTTTCTAACAAAGACTTTTTAAAGAAAAATTTAACCAAAGGATTTTTCAACTTGCCATAAAACA
The sequence above is drawn from the Phormidium ambiguum IAM M-71 genome and encodes:
- a CDS encoding ABC transporter ATP-binding protein: MAKVKLTEVTRRFNNVTAIEDISFEVPDGEFWVLVGPSGCGKSTILRTIAGLESATSGGVYIGEDLVNHVPARQRDVAMVFQNYALYPHKTVRENLAFGLQMRKVEPRIIKERVEKVARSLDISHLLDRKPKQLSGGQQQRVALGRAIAREPKVFLLDEPLSNLDAQLRDDTRAELKQLHQRVGVTTIYVTHDQTEAMTLADKIIVLNRGKIQQIGEPQKIYAHPVNRMVATFLGNPKMNILPAIYTGEVFKIGEEVLGCPGFVRDKLQLREGQGLDLGIRPEHINLIEPQRHRERREEEEGELFVEVKVIEPLGRETLVRVSLFGLDLQMDVLASGDWCGRVGDRISVQFDLNHLFIFDSASGNTLYPLR
- a CDS encoding HD domain-containing protein — protein: MVFSERFSEALVFATQLHANQVRKGSGVPYITHLLGVTSIALEYGANEDEAIAALLHDAIEDQGGAKTREEIRRRFGNNVTAIVDGCTDSETIPKPPWRERKEIFIASIASASLSVLLVSAADKLHNSRSILKDYRELGESVWQRFKGGKEGSIWYYKSLVKAYRQVYFSPLVDELERVVTELDCLVNGSR